Genomic window (Oikeobacillus pervagus):
TTAATCTTCATGTTTTCAACTCCAGTCTAATGTAAATAGTAATGGTTACGTTTTACACTTTAAAGCATTTCTATGATTTTGTAAATGGAAATACCGACTTTTTTTATTTTAGCAGGAACGATCCACTCATTGCACTTGGACATCTTTACGCTATCTATGTTAACAATTTATTAATTTTTAATTAAAAGAATGCATTATGATTGACAAAATAGCTAGTCATGTATGATAATGATAATCAGATAATAATTATTATAAATATATAATTGCACAATGTAATGACCATACTATTTATAGTAATTAAATATGAAATGTAGGGGGAATTTTAATTATGTCTTTAATAGGTAAAGAAGTACAACCATTTACAGCACAAGCTTACTTAAACGGTAAATTCGTTGAAGTGACTGAACAAGATTTGAAAGGTCATTGGAGTGTAGTATGCTTCTATCCAGCAGACTTTACATTCGTTTGCCCAACTGAGCTTGAAGATCTTCAAGAACAATATCCTGCTCTTCAAGAACTTGGGGTTGAAGTATTCTCTGTTTCAAGAGATTCTCATTTTACACATAAAGCATGGCATGACACATCAGATGCTATTAGTAAAATCACTTATACTATGATTGGTGATCCTGCCCATGTTCTTTCTCGCAACTTTGACGTATATATCGAAGAATTAGGTCAAGCTGATCGCGGTACTTTTATCATTGACCCTGATGGTGTGATCCAAGCTGTTGAAATTAATGCAGATGGAATTGGTCGTGATGCAAGCACGCTTATTAATAAAATTAAAGCTGCTCAATATGTTCGTAACAACCCAGGTGAAGTTTGCCCTGCCAAATGGAAAGAAGGCGGAGAAACACTTAAACCAAGCCTTGATCTTGTAGGTAAAATTTAAGGAGCGGCGCCATTACCTACTCAGACCGATGTATGTTAGCTATATGATATAGAATCCCATTTTATTTCAGAAAATCACTATTCGATCTAACGTGACAGGATAGTGATTTTCTTCTTTATTTTTCTATTAACATAAGCAGTTATTATCATAAAAAGGGGCAGGTTTATTGAGTGGGACAATAAGCCTGTCCCTGTAATTGACATTTTAACGTAGTTTGATAAAATGAATGATATTCAGTCATTTAGGATGGAGGAAGTGAGAGATGAATAAAAAGGAAAAGATCGTTCATGCAGCCATTGAAGTGTTTAAGGAAAAGGGCATTGAAAAGACAAAAATTTCGGATATTGTAAAATTGGCTGGAATTGCCCAAGGAACCTTTTATTTGTATTTCCCGTCTAAACTGTCTGTCATGCCAGCGATAGCAGAAGTAATGGTTGAAAAGGAAATGGCGACTGTAAAAAGACGAGTAGATCAAAATGCTTCTTTCTTATCAAAACTTTCCCAAGTTGTCGAAGCTATTTTTGCCTTTACAAGTGATTATCGGGAAGTGCAAGCGCTTGTATATGCAGGGCTTGCGTCAACAGACCATATAAAAGAATGGGAAGCTGTTTATCAGCCTTTTTATTCATGGATCAGCCAATTTTTACAAGAAGCAAAGTCTTCAGGGATTATTCGTGATTCTATTCATGTTGAACGCACATCTAAGCTATTCATTGGTCTTATTGAATCAGCGGCAGAACAAATCTATTTATATGATTCTAAGAAAGATGGGAATGCTAATCAACAAAAAGAAGAGGTATTGGATTTCCTAAAATATGGACTTGGGATTCAAGAATAGAGTTGTTGATCCTTCATTTTAAGAACAAATGGATAAAGACCAAGCGAGGTCTTTTTTATAAAAATGAATGAAAATCAGTCATTAAAGGAGTAGAACATGATATGAAAAATAAAGCGTGGTTTTTTGTGTTTTTAACATGCTTTTTTGAGTTGGTTTGGATTTATGGATTTAATATCGCTAACTCATGGTGGCACTGGGTAATTATTATCACCATCATTTTTACTGATTTTCACTTTCTGCCGAGAGCGTGTGAAACTCTTCCAACGGGAACGGTATATGCTGTCTTTGCGGGAGTTGGAACGGTTGGAACCGTATTAATGGATGTATTTCTTTTCGGTGGAAGCTTCAGTGCAGGAAAAGCGTTGTTTATCGCAATATTAGTAATTGGTGTCATTGGATTAAATATTGCTGATAATAAGGATGAGAATAACGCTAGTCATAAAGTAGAAAAGGAGGCAATGTAAGATGGGCTGGTTATTTGTTTTTCTTGCAGCTTTTAGCGAAGTTGCCGGTACGATTGGTTTGACCATGTATAGTCAGCAAAAGTCATTGAAAAATGGCCTTCTTTATGTAGGGGGATTCGGTGCCTCGTTTGCACTTTTATATATATCTTTCAACTATTTACAGGTTAGTATCGCCTATGCTGTTTGGATCGGGATCGGTACAGCAGGTGCTGTTTTAATCAACATGCTCCTTTTTGGCGAATCCAAAAGCATGGGGAGAATGATCAGCGTGTTCCTCATTATTGTGGGTGTAGTTGGTTTGAAGGCATTGTCTTAGTGCAGTTCTATTAAGTAAAGGTGCGACACAAATTTTGGGTAAAGGCAAAAAAATATTCTCTACCTAATACAAAGAAGGCAGATTTAACAAAAGAAAAATAAGAATTCATATTTTAAGCGATTCTATAGTTAGTTTTAATTACGACGGAATTCCTGCGCCGAAATTTAACCCCGTTCTATAAATGGAGCGGGGTTATTCGTATGATTTTATTGTCACTAACAAAATCTTCTGGTTCATATTCCAACTGGCATTATCTTTTTATATCTTGTCAGTGTTCTAATACATTTATACACTATGTAACATTGAAAAGAATTTGATCACTATACACCAGTTAAAAAGCCAGAAACCTATCCAGGCTTTTTTATGTATCCTATAGCGATTTTCCACTCCATATTATATCATTCTTCCTTAATCCCCTACTAAACACCAATAACATTAGAAAAATCACCCTTTTAAAAATTCTTTCCTATTATTTTTAAAAATCTCCTAAAATATGCAATTTTGCGAAGTGCAAAGAATGAAAAATTAACTTTATAGTATAGACATAAGCTACAGGGAAACAAAAAAACCCCTAGAAAAAATTAAAAACGAAGGAAGGATGAGTGAAAATGGCAAAAGTAACTAGAAAGGAAATTATCGCTGCATGGAAGGATCAAGATGTTCGTCAAAAATTTGATGGAGTAATCTCCCACCCATCTGGAAAGGCATTAGCTGAATTAAGCGATGAGGAATTAGCTGCAGTACAAGGGGCATCTGATGTAAAACCTGAAACCACTCCATTATGTGTGGGAGTCATTATTGGTCTTACAACTTCAATCAAAATTTGCTAAGTTAAATTCCCTTAAGAGGCAGTTAAATCAGCTGCCTCTTATTACTTAAAAATATTGATAATCATTCAATGATTTTTGAGTCATTACCAATATTTTTAAGAGAGGAGAACCACCGCAATGACAGTTAAAACGATGATTAGACACGAAGATTTTGCGAATTCGTTATTCTTACATGAGAGATATCAGGTTCTATCGAATAATAAGGATCTTGTATGGAATCATAAAGATCTTTTGAATGTGAATAAGTGGAAAGAGGATTTATACAAAGGCAAAGAAAATAACTTTTCAAAAAGACTTCAATATGACGGCTATAATGAAGAAATATTTGAAGCACTCATTTCTCCGATTAAAGAAGGGGGTGCAAGGTTATATCGTGGACCGCTATTTAAAAATATAAATTTTTCACTTTTGAAATTAGGATTGGAAATATTAAAAAGTAAAGATTTAAATGAAGAAGAATATCAATTAGTTGAATTTATTTATCCCTTCATCGTATACGCATCAGCTAATTTAATCGAAACTGTGCCACTCCGTTTAAAATCCGTTCCATTCCACTTAGAAAATATCAAACAAAAACTTTTATTATCCCTTGCAGAAGAATTATTAAATATCGCATCAAGGTCTATAATATTGGAACTAAATGTATCAAAATTGAGGGAAGAATTGGTTGGGGAAACACCTGAAGATCGATTTAAGTCTTTTGTTATTCAAAAAGCAAGAAATATTGATAGTTTGCTAGAATTCTATAAGGAATATGCGGTTCTAACTAGATTTTTAATTACGAGAACAGATTATTTTTTAGAAAATATCCAGTCATTGTTGGTACGGTTGGAAAAGGATTGGCCAACCCTAAAAAGTGAATTTGGTATCGATTCAGAAGCGCTACTTGAAATAAATATTGGCCAAGGTGATACCCATCAAAAAGGAAATACAGTGATAAAGCTTGTATTTGAAGATGGAAAAGAAATGATGTATAAACCTAAGCCATTAGCGATTGCATCGGCTTTTAATCAATTTATTAAATGGATCGCAAGTGAAAGGGAGACTCTATCTTTACCAACCTATAAAATCATTGATTCAGGTGAGTATGGTTGGGAGGAAAGAATTACCCCAAAAGGATGTATATCAAAGGAGGAAGTTAGCCGCTTTTATTTCCGTTTTGGCAGCCTTGCCGGTTTAATGTATTTGTTGAATGGTGCTGATATGCATTTTGAAAACCTGATTGCACATGGTGAATATCCATATTTAATTGATTTGGAAACGATATTCCATCAATATCCGAAACTTGATTTCCCGGATAGCTCTGAAATTAAGCTGAAATATAAACAGGCCGATTCTGTCATTGGTACGGGCCTTCTTCCTCAAACATTGTTTCAAAATTCGGATGGGAAAGGATTAGATTTCAGTGCCTTGAATGGAAAGGAACAAGTTTTACCTTTTAAAGTACTAAGTCTTGATCAAGTGAATACCGATAACATGGTGTACTCATTAAAAGCAGCTAAAAGCCAAGGTGCGTCCAACTTACCATCTTTAAATGGAGTACCAGTTCAGCCCCATGATTATCTATCAGATATCGTTGCAGGATTCCAAGATATGATGCAGTTCTTTTTAGAAAATAAAGAGCGCATCGTCCGTGATGATGGACCTCTCTCATTATTTAAGGGGTTAAAAATTCGCATCGTGGCAAGAGCGACACAGCAATACTCGCACTTTCTACTTGAATCAACACATCCCGATTACATGCGTGATGCCATTTATTTAGAAAAGTTATTTGAAAGAATGTGGTATTACCCCTATTTAGATAAACGGATTGTGAAGCATGAAGTTCGTGATCTTTTGCAAAGGGATGTGCCTTATTTTGCAACCTTTGTCGATTCTTGTCATTTATATAATAGTCATGGAGAACAGATACCGGACTTTTTTCAGGAGAGTGGATACCAAAAGGTTATTAATAAAATCAAAAATCTTACAATCGAGGAAAAAGAGGATCAAACAAATTGGTTAATATTATCGATTGAAGGCAATAGAGATGCTAATTTTGAAATTAAAAAGGCAAAAGCACATAATCTCTCCCCAAAACCTTTTAATTACAAGGAGAGTTTTCTGGAAGAGGCCAAGAAAATTGGGGATATTCTAGTTGAAAAAGCGACATTCTCTGATGACAAACAAAATGCCTCTTGGTTAAATGTAAATATACTGAACGACCATTGGTTCGTATCACCAATGAAGCAAAGTCTTTATGACGGTCTTAGTGGGGTTGCATTATTTTTATTATACCTACAGAAGGAAACAAATGAGGATCGATATTTAGAAACGGCACATGCGGCAATGCAATCCGCCATGCATCCGTTCGTACATTCAAAAGGGCTAGTATCAACATTTTTCGGAGATCTTTCTGTAATATATGCCCTTCTTCATTTTCAAAAATTAAGTCCAAAAGATGAATATAGGGCCTTTGTTGAGAAGGCAAAATCAGCTTTAAGACAAAGGGTGGACGAAGATTTAGAATTTGATTTATTAAGTGGATCTGCGGGAATTGTTCACCTATTATTAAATCTATATGAATTTACAGAGGACACGGAGTATCTTGAGATCATGCACTTGTACTGCCAACATTTAATCCAACATGCTCATGATACATTAGGCGGGATTGCATGGAAAAATAGGCATACGCAAACCTATTTAGGTGGTCTTTCTCATGGTGCAAGTGGAATAGCTACTGCTTTATGGAGAGCAGGAGGGGTAACTGGTCATGAAGACTATCGTTATTTTGCAGAACAAGCTGTTTTATATGATCGCTCTCTGTTTAATCCTAATAAAAAGGCATGGATCGATTTACGAAAGGAAAGAGAACAATATCTTCACCAATGGACACATGGTTCTACAGGTATTGGGATTAGTCGCTTACTAATGAAAAAATACCGCGATGATCCCCTTTTTGATTGGGAAGTTAGAACGGCCATAAGTAATGTAGAAAGCTTTGGTTTTAAAAACAATAATAACTTGTGTCATGGTAATATGGGAGATACTGAATTGTATTTATTAGCATCTAAACAATATCAAGATGACGGGTTATTATGGAAAGCAAGATATATTGGGAAACAGGTCATTGCTACGATTAATGATACAAAAAAATAT
Coding sequences:
- a CDS encoding type 2 lanthipeptide synthetase LanM family protein, which produces MTVKTMIRHEDFANSLFLHERYQVLSNNKDLVWNHKDLLNVNKWKEDLYKGKENNFSKRLQYDGYNEEIFEALISPIKEGGARLYRGPLFKNINFSLLKLGLEILKSKDLNEEEYQLVEFIYPFIVYASANLIETVPLRLKSVPFHLENIKQKLLLSLAEELLNIASRSIILELNVSKLREELVGETPEDRFKSFVIQKARNIDSLLEFYKEYAVLTRFLITRTDYFLENIQSLLVRLEKDWPTLKSEFGIDSEALLEINIGQGDTHQKGNTVIKLVFEDGKEMMYKPKPLAIASAFNQFIKWIASERETLSLPTYKIIDSGEYGWEERITPKGCISKEEVSRFYFRFGSLAGLMYLLNGADMHFENLIAHGEYPYLIDLETIFHQYPKLDFPDSSEIKLKYKQADSVIGTGLLPQTLFQNSDGKGLDFSALNGKEQVLPFKVLSLDQVNTDNMVYSLKAAKSQGASNLPSLNGVPVQPHDYLSDIVAGFQDMMQFFLENKERIVRDDGPLSLFKGLKIRIVARATQQYSHFLLESTHPDYMRDAIYLEKLFERMWYYPYLDKRIVKHEVRDLLQRDVPYFATFVDSCHLYNSHGEQIPDFFQESGYQKVINKIKNLTIEEKEDQTNWLILSIEGNRDANFEIKKAKAHNLSPKPFNYKESFLEEAKKIGDILVEKATFSDDKQNASWLNVNILNDHWFVSPMKQSLYDGLSGVALFLLYLQKETNEDRYLETAHAAMQSAMHPFVHSKGLVSTFFGDLSVIYALLHFQKLSPKDEYRAFVEKAKSALRQRVDEDLEFDLLSGSAGIVHLLLNLYEFTEDTEYLEIMHLYCQHLIQHAHDTLGGIAWKNRHTQTYLGGLSHGASGIATALWRAGGVTGHEDYRYFAEQAVLYDRSLFNPNKKAWIDLRKEREQYLHQWTHGSTGIGISRLLMKKYRDDPLFDWEVRTAISNVESFGFKNNNNLCHGNMGDTELYLLASKQYQDDGLLWKARYIGKQVIATINDTKKYQVDSPSNVESLGLFVGISGIGLQLLRLRNPNSIPSILTLENA
- a CDS encoding DMT family transporter — encoded protein: MKNKAWFFVFLTCFFELVWIYGFNIANSWWHWVIIITIIFTDFHFLPRACETLPTGTVYAVFAGVGTVGTVLMDVFLFGGSFSAGKALFIAILVIGVIGLNIADNKDENNASHKVEKEAM
- a CDS encoding TetR family transcriptional regulator, which encodes MNKKEKIVHAAIEVFKEKGIEKTKISDIVKLAGIAQGTFYLYFPSKLSVMPAIAEVMVEKEMATVKRRVDQNASFLSKLSQVVEAIFAFTSDYREVQALVYAGLASTDHIKEWEAVYQPFYSWISQFLQEAKSSGIIRDSIHVERTSKLFIGLIESAAEQIYLYDSKKDGNANQQKEEVLDFLKYGLGIQE
- the ahpC gene encoding alkyl hydroperoxide reductase subunit C, whose amino-acid sequence is MSLIGKEVQPFTAQAYLNGKFVEVTEQDLKGHWSVVCFYPADFTFVCPTELEDLQEQYPALQELGVEVFSVSRDSHFTHKAWHDTSDAISKITYTMIGDPAHVLSRNFDVYIEELGQADRGTFIIDPDGVIQAVEINADGIGRDASTLINKIKAAQYVRNNPGEVCPAKWKEGGETLKPSLDLVGKI
- a CDS encoding mersacidin family lantibiotic yields the protein MAKVTRKEIIAAWKDQDVRQKFDGVISHPSGKALAELSDEELAAVQGASDVKPETTPLCVGVIIGLTTSIKIC
- a CDS encoding DMT family transporter, which gives rise to MGWLFVFLAAFSEVAGTIGLTMYSQQKSLKNGLLYVGGFGASFALLYISFNYLQVSIAYAVWIGIGTAGAVLINMLLFGESKSMGRMISVFLIIVGVVGLKALS